In Carya illinoinensis cultivar Pawnee chromosome 9, C.illinoinensisPawnee_v1, whole genome shotgun sequence, the following are encoded in one genomic region:
- the LOC122276309 gene encoding methyltransferase-like protein 2 isoform X1, giving the protein MEHPKMGDGLSTFLNSGIYQFENSNAVFIDPVRVMNRSYTHFRVSPSAYYPRFFESKPLAQESRVSSSNSRKRKRKEKKPHSLNDREKAAEQRHQEARPFLLKAHKCLLRATALLELMSNMRSDSESLQEGGDLVSPSVPQQSFVELGQDWHAPFHEIILDFRQYDKLNVDKGSMIMQYSEQKLHPLFNNLVLNETGDDVEAEFLSSRFVIPGKSCFYMSDLEQIHSLIPVSYAAESCCGFNLIVVDPPWENGSASQKSRYPTLPNRYFLSLPIKQLTHADGALVALWVTNREKLRGFVEKELFLAWGVMHVATFYWLKVKADGSLINDLDLFHHRPYECLLLGHCHREAMDSECLSKFKPVQHNQIIISIPGAYSRKPPIGGLLPEYFPGFKPTRCIELFAREMTSGWTSWGNEPLHFQDFKYFTRNG; this is encoded by the exons ATGGAGCACCCGAAAATGGGTGATGGGCTCTCTACGTTTTTGAATTCTGGTATCTACCAGTTCGAAAACTCGAACGCAGTTTTCATCGACCCAGTTCGTGTTATGAATCGCTCCTACACCCACTTCCGGGTTTCCCCTTCTGCATACTATCCTCGTTTCTTCGAATCCAAACCCTTGGCTCAAGAATCTCGGGTATCATCTTCTAATTCTAGAAAACGAAAGCGGAAGGAGAAGAAACCACACTCTCTCAATGATAGAGAAAAGGCTGCCGAACAACGACACCAG GAAGCAAGGCCTTTCTTACTGAAGGCACATAAATGCCTGCTGAGAGCTACTGCTCTTTTGGAGCTAATGAGCAATATGCGGAGTGATTCTGAGTCTTTGCAAGAAGGTGGGGACTTGGTATCGCCCAGTGTTCCACAACAATCTTTTGTTGAACTGGGACAGGACTGGCATGCCCCTTTCCATGAGATTATTCTTGATTTCCGTCAGTATGACAAGCTGAATGTTGACAAAG GGTCAATGATAATGCAATATAGTGAACAGAAACTGCACCCTCTCTTTAATAACTTAGTTCTGAATGAGACCGGTGATGATGTGGAGGCTGAATTTCTGAGCAGTCGATTTGTAATACCTGGAAAGAGTTGCTTCTACAtg TCTGATCTCGAGCAGATTCACAGCCTGATTCCTG TCTCTTATGCAGCTGAGTCTTGTTGCGGCTTCAATCTTATAGTGGTCGATCCACCATGGGAAAATGGAAGTGCCAGTCAGAAATCAAG GTACCCAACCTTGCCGAACCGTTATTTTCTGTCTCTTCCTATCAAGCAACTTACGCATGCAGATGGAGCACTTGTGGCTTTGTGGGTGACCAATAGGGAGAAACTGCGTGGTTTTGTTGAGAAAGAGCTATTTCTTGCCTGGGGAGTTATGCATGTGGCCACTTTTTATTGGTTGAAG GTGAAAGCAGATGGCTCGTTGATTAATGATTTAGACCTATTTCATCATAGGCCATATGAATGTCTTCTATTGGGCCACTGTCATAGGGAG GCCATGGATTCTGAGTGCCTATCAAAATTTAAACCTGTACAACATAATCAGATAATTATTAGCATCCCCGGAGCTTACTCAAGGAAGCCTCCGATTGGAG GGCTGCTTCCAGAGTATTTTCCAGGGTTCAAGCCTACTCGATGTATAGAACTATTTGCTAGAGAAATGACTTCTGGATGGACTTCTTGGGGGAATGAACCACTTCACTTTCAagactttaaatattttactaggAATGGATGA
- the LOC122276309 gene encoding methyltransferase-like protein 2 isoform X4 produces the protein MEHPKMGDGLSTFLNSGIYQFENSNAVFIDPVRVMNRSYTHFRVSPSAYYPRFFESKPLAQESRVSSSNSRKRKRKEKKPHSLNDREKAAEQRHQEARPFLLKAHKCLLRATALLELMSNMRSDSESLQEGGDLVSPSVPQQSFVELGQDWHAPFHEIILDFRQYDKLNVDKGSMIMQYSEQKLHPLFNNLVLNETGDDVEAEFLSSRFVIPGKSCFYMSDLEQIHSLIPVSYAAESCCGFNLIVVDPPWENGSASQKSRYPTLPNRYFLSLPIKQLTHADGALVALWVTNREKLRGFVEKELFLAWGVMHVATFYWLKAMDSECLSKFKPVQHNQIIISIPGAYSRKPPIGGLLPEYFPGFKPTRCIELFAREMTSGWTSWGNEPLHFQDFKYFTRNG, from the exons ATGGAGCACCCGAAAATGGGTGATGGGCTCTCTACGTTTTTGAATTCTGGTATCTACCAGTTCGAAAACTCGAACGCAGTTTTCATCGACCCAGTTCGTGTTATGAATCGCTCCTACACCCACTTCCGGGTTTCCCCTTCTGCATACTATCCTCGTTTCTTCGAATCCAAACCCTTGGCTCAAGAATCTCGGGTATCATCTTCTAATTCTAGAAAACGAAAGCGGAAGGAGAAGAAACCACACTCTCTCAATGATAGAGAAAAGGCTGCCGAACAACGACACCAG GAAGCAAGGCCTTTCTTACTGAAGGCACATAAATGCCTGCTGAGAGCTACTGCTCTTTTGGAGCTAATGAGCAATATGCGGAGTGATTCTGAGTCTTTGCAAGAAGGTGGGGACTTGGTATCGCCCAGTGTTCCACAACAATCTTTTGTTGAACTGGGACAGGACTGGCATGCCCCTTTCCATGAGATTATTCTTGATTTCCGTCAGTATGACAAGCTGAATGTTGACAAAG GGTCAATGATAATGCAATATAGTGAACAGAAACTGCACCCTCTCTTTAATAACTTAGTTCTGAATGAGACCGGTGATGATGTGGAGGCTGAATTTCTGAGCAGTCGATTTGTAATACCTGGAAAGAGTTGCTTCTACAtg TCTGATCTCGAGCAGATTCACAGCCTGATTCCTG TCTCTTATGCAGCTGAGTCTTGTTGCGGCTTCAATCTTATAGTGGTCGATCCACCATGGGAAAATGGAAGTGCCAGTCAGAAATCAAG GTACCCAACCTTGCCGAACCGTTATTTTCTGTCTCTTCCTATCAAGCAACTTACGCATGCAGATGGAGCACTTGTGGCTTTGTGGGTGACCAATAGGGAGAAACTGCGTGGTTTTGTTGAGAAAGAGCTATTTCTTGCCTGGGGAGTTATGCATGTGGCCACTTTTTATTGGTTGAAG GCCATGGATTCTGAGTGCCTATCAAAATTTAAACCTGTACAACATAATCAGATAATTATTAGCATCCCCGGAGCTTACTCAAGGAAGCCTCCGATTGGAG GGCTGCTTCCAGAGTATTTTCCAGGGTTCAAGCCTACTCGATGTATAGAACTATTTGCTAGAGAAATGACTTCTGGATGGACTTCTTGGGGGAATGAACCACTTCACTTTCAagactttaaatattttactaggAATGGATGA
- the LOC122276309 gene encoding methyltransferase-like protein 2 isoform X2, with protein MEHPKMGDGLSTFLNSGIYQFENSNAVFIDPVRVMNRSYTHFRVSPSAYYPRFFESKPLAQESRVSSSNSRKRKRKEKKPHSLNDREKAAEQRHQEARPFLLKAHKCLLRATALLELMSNMRSDSESLQEGGDLVSPSVPQQSFVELGQDWHAPFHEIILDFRQYDKLNVDKGSMIMQYSEQKLHPLFNNLVLNETGDDVEAEFLSSRFVIPGKSCFYMSDLEQIHSLIPAESCCGFNLIVVDPPWENGSASQKSRYPTLPNRYFLSLPIKQLTHADGALVALWVTNREKLRGFVEKELFLAWGVMHVATFYWLKVKADGSLINDLDLFHHRPYECLLLGHCHREAMDSECLSKFKPVQHNQIIISIPGAYSRKPPIGGLLPEYFPGFKPTRCIELFAREMTSGWTSWGNEPLHFQDFKYFTRNG; from the exons ATGGAGCACCCGAAAATGGGTGATGGGCTCTCTACGTTTTTGAATTCTGGTATCTACCAGTTCGAAAACTCGAACGCAGTTTTCATCGACCCAGTTCGTGTTATGAATCGCTCCTACACCCACTTCCGGGTTTCCCCTTCTGCATACTATCCTCGTTTCTTCGAATCCAAACCCTTGGCTCAAGAATCTCGGGTATCATCTTCTAATTCTAGAAAACGAAAGCGGAAGGAGAAGAAACCACACTCTCTCAATGATAGAGAAAAGGCTGCCGAACAACGACACCAG GAAGCAAGGCCTTTCTTACTGAAGGCACATAAATGCCTGCTGAGAGCTACTGCTCTTTTGGAGCTAATGAGCAATATGCGGAGTGATTCTGAGTCTTTGCAAGAAGGTGGGGACTTGGTATCGCCCAGTGTTCCACAACAATCTTTTGTTGAACTGGGACAGGACTGGCATGCCCCTTTCCATGAGATTATTCTTGATTTCCGTCAGTATGACAAGCTGAATGTTGACAAAG GGTCAATGATAATGCAATATAGTGAACAGAAACTGCACCCTCTCTTTAATAACTTAGTTCTGAATGAGACCGGTGATGATGTGGAGGCTGAATTTCTGAGCAGTCGATTTGTAATACCTGGAAAGAGTTGCTTCTACAtg TCTGATCTCGAGCAGATTCACAGCCTGATTCCTG CTGAGTCTTGTTGCGGCTTCAATCTTATAGTGGTCGATCCACCATGGGAAAATGGAAGTGCCAGTCAGAAATCAAG GTACCCAACCTTGCCGAACCGTTATTTTCTGTCTCTTCCTATCAAGCAACTTACGCATGCAGATGGAGCACTTGTGGCTTTGTGGGTGACCAATAGGGAGAAACTGCGTGGTTTTGTTGAGAAAGAGCTATTTCTTGCCTGGGGAGTTATGCATGTGGCCACTTTTTATTGGTTGAAG GTGAAAGCAGATGGCTCGTTGATTAATGATTTAGACCTATTTCATCATAGGCCATATGAATGTCTTCTATTGGGCCACTGTCATAGGGAG GCCATGGATTCTGAGTGCCTATCAAAATTTAAACCTGTACAACATAATCAGATAATTATTAGCATCCCCGGAGCTTACTCAAGGAAGCCTCCGATTGGAG GGCTGCTTCCAGAGTATTTTCCAGGGTTCAAGCCTACTCGATGTATAGAACTATTTGCTAGAGAAATGACTTCTGGATGGACTTCTTGGGGGAATGAACCACTTCACTTTCAagactttaaatattttactaggAATGGATGA
- the LOC122276309 gene encoding methyltransferase-like protein 2 isoform X5 produces the protein MEHPKMGDGLSTFLNSGIYQFENSNAVFIDPVRVMNRSYTHFRVSPSAYYPRFFESKPLAQESRVSSSNSRKRKRKEKKPHSLNDREKAAEQRHQEARPFLLKAHKCLLRATALLELMSNMRSDSESLQEGGDLVSPSVPQQSFVELGQDWHAPFHEIILDFRQYDKLNVDKGSMIMQYSEQKLHPLFNNLVLNETGDDVEAEFLSSRFVIPGKSCFYMSDLEQIHSLIPVSYAAESCCGFNLIVVDPPWENGSASQKSRYPTLPNRYFLSLPIKQLTHADGALVALWVTNREKLRGFVEKELFLAWGVMHVATFYWLKAMDSECLSKFKPVQHNQIIISIPGAYSRKPPIGEYFPGFKPTRCIELFAREMTSGWTSWGNEPLHFQDFKYFTRNG, from the exons ATGGAGCACCCGAAAATGGGTGATGGGCTCTCTACGTTTTTGAATTCTGGTATCTACCAGTTCGAAAACTCGAACGCAGTTTTCATCGACCCAGTTCGTGTTATGAATCGCTCCTACACCCACTTCCGGGTTTCCCCTTCTGCATACTATCCTCGTTTCTTCGAATCCAAACCCTTGGCTCAAGAATCTCGGGTATCATCTTCTAATTCTAGAAAACGAAAGCGGAAGGAGAAGAAACCACACTCTCTCAATGATAGAGAAAAGGCTGCCGAACAACGACACCAG GAAGCAAGGCCTTTCTTACTGAAGGCACATAAATGCCTGCTGAGAGCTACTGCTCTTTTGGAGCTAATGAGCAATATGCGGAGTGATTCTGAGTCTTTGCAAGAAGGTGGGGACTTGGTATCGCCCAGTGTTCCACAACAATCTTTTGTTGAACTGGGACAGGACTGGCATGCCCCTTTCCATGAGATTATTCTTGATTTCCGTCAGTATGACAAGCTGAATGTTGACAAAG GGTCAATGATAATGCAATATAGTGAACAGAAACTGCACCCTCTCTTTAATAACTTAGTTCTGAATGAGACCGGTGATGATGTGGAGGCTGAATTTCTGAGCAGTCGATTTGTAATACCTGGAAAGAGTTGCTTCTACAtg TCTGATCTCGAGCAGATTCACAGCCTGATTCCTG TCTCTTATGCAGCTGAGTCTTGTTGCGGCTTCAATCTTATAGTGGTCGATCCACCATGGGAAAATGGAAGTGCCAGTCAGAAATCAAG GTACCCAACCTTGCCGAACCGTTATTTTCTGTCTCTTCCTATCAAGCAACTTACGCATGCAGATGGAGCACTTGTGGCTTTGTGGGTGACCAATAGGGAGAAACTGCGTGGTTTTGTTGAGAAAGAGCTATTTCTTGCCTGGGGAGTTATGCATGTGGCCACTTTTTATTGGTTGAAG GCCATGGATTCTGAGTGCCTATCAAAATTTAAACCTGTACAACATAATCAGATAATTATTAGCATCCCCGGAGCTTACTCAAGGAAGCCTCCGATTGGAG AGTATTTTCCAGGGTTCAAGCCTACTCGATGTATAGAACTATTTGCTAGAGAAATGACTTCTGGATGGACTTCTTGGGGGAATGAACCACTTCACTTTCAagactttaaatattttactaggAATGGATGA
- the LOC122276309 gene encoding methyltransferase-like protein 2 isoform X3, producing MEHPKMGDGLSTFLNSGIYQFENSNAVFIDPVRVMNRSYTHFRVSPSAYYPRFFESKPLAQESRVSSSNSRKRKRKEKKPHSLNDREKAAEQRHQEARPFLLKAHKCLLRATALLELMSNMRSDSESLQEGGDLVSPSVPQQSFVELGQDWHAPFHEIILDFRQYDKLNVDKGSMIMQYSEQKLHPLFNNLVLNETGDDVEAEFLSSRFVIPGKSCFYMSDLEQIHSLIPVSYAAESCCGFNLIVVDPPWENGSASQKSRYPTLPNRYFLSLPIKQLTHADGALVALWVTNREKLRGFVEKELFLAWGVMHVATFYWLKVKADGSLINDLDLFHHRPYECLLLGHCHREAMDSECLSKFKPVQHNQIIISIPGAYSRKPPIGEYFPGFKPTRCIELFAREMTSGWTSWGNEPLHFQDFKYFTRNG from the exons ATGGAGCACCCGAAAATGGGTGATGGGCTCTCTACGTTTTTGAATTCTGGTATCTACCAGTTCGAAAACTCGAACGCAGTTTTCATCGACCCAGTTCGTGTTATGAATCGCTCCTACACCCACTTCCGGGTTTCCCCTTCTGCATACTATCCTCGTTTCTTCGAATCCAAACCCTTGGCTCAAGAATCTCGGGTATCATCTTCTAATTCTAGAAAACGAAAGCGGAAGGAGAAGAAACCACACTCTCTCAATGATAGAGAAAAGGCTGCCGAACAACGACACCAG GAAGCAAGGCCTTTCTTACTGAAGGCACATAAATGCCTGCTGAGAGCTACTGCTCTTTTGGAGCTAATGAGCAATATGCGGAGTGATTCTGAGTCTTTGCAAGAAGGTGGGGACTTGGTATCGCCCAGTGTTCCACAACAATCTTTTGTTGAACTGGGACAGGACTGGCATGCCCCTTTCCATGAGATTATTCTTGATTTCCGTCAGTATGACAAGCTGAATGTTGACAAAG GGTCAATGATAATGCAATATAGTGAACAGAAACTGCACCCTCTCTTTAATAACTTAGTTCTGAATGAGACCGGTGATGATGTGGAGGCTGAATTTCTGAGCAGTCGATTTGTAATACCTGGAAAGAGTTGCTTCTACAtg TCTGATCTCGAGCAGATTCACAGCCTGATTCCTG TCTCTTATGCAGCTGAGTCTTGTTGCGGCTTCAATCTTATAGTGGTCGATCCACCATGGGAAAATGGAAGTGCCAGTCAGAAATCAAG GTACCCAACCTTGCCGAACCGTTATTTTCTGTCTCTTCCTATCAAGCAACTTACGCATGCAGATGGAGCACTTGTGGCTTTGTGGGTGACCAATAGGGAGAAACTGCGTGGTTTTGTTGAGAAAGAGCTATTTCTTGCCTGGGGAGTTATGCATGTGGCCACTTTTTATTGGTTGAAG GTGAAAGCAGATGGCTCGTTGATTAATGATTTAGACCTATTTCATCATAGGCCATATGAATGTCTTCTATTGGGCCACTGTCATAGGGAG GCCATGGATTCTGAGTGCCTATCAAAATTTAAACCTGTACAACATAATCAGATAATTATTAGCATCCCCGGAGCTTACTCAAGGAAGCCTCCGATTGGAG AGTATTTTCCAGGGTTCAAGCCTACTCGATGTATAGAACTATTTGCTAGAGAAATGACTTCTGGATGGACTTCTTGGGGGAATGAACCACTTCACTTTCAagactttaaatattttactaggAATGGATGA